The Vigna radiata var. radiata cultivar VC1973A chromosome 6, Vradiata_ver6, whole genome shotgun sequence DNA segment CTGTGATAACAACGAAGTTCTCAAAGCGCTTTGTGCAGAAGCTGGTTGGTGCGTCGAAGAAGACGGAACCACATATCGCAAGGTAATAATTCAAATCGAAACCAATCACGTACATTTTACCTGTTACAGCGTTACCAGAtcttacttttgcattttgCATCTCAATCAAACGATCGTTTAAATTTCCGTCCATGCTGCATTGCGAATTCGTAATCGGGAAGTGGAAGCGACGAAGTACAGTTACTTATCGTTCTGGTTAAACGGAGATTTCTAACTTAACTGTCGAATGTTCTGATCCTTAATACTACTGCGTAAATGCGGAAAATTTTATAAGGAGTGATAAGTCTCTGCTTGTTGATGTTCCAAAACTGATCGAACTTTGATGCTCTAGTTGTGTGCCAGATGTTGGAATTAGCAGTAGATAATCTTAATTGTGAATGGAAAAAAATGAACTGTGTGTACACGGATAttaatgtatgatttttttcatctctTGAGATTACTGGAGCTTTGttcattttagtttcttattatttatatctattttaatttatttgaggtggaaaaatattatttgcaaTCTCTGTCATGATGTTGGAAAAATAGTTGAAACTtgtaaaatgtttctttttatctgaagaataacttttattttaagataaaaataaattatttatataattatgaaaacttgttattaataataattttttcaaatgtaATTCACCCTTATAAATGCTTTCCTCTTATGTAACAAGTGATAGTTCCCagagaaaattaattatctttaagtCAAAATCATTTTcggtaatttaaaaaaaactgattctaaatattattgaaataaattgatttctGCTTCGATTTCTTACTCACCCAGTGTCAATGTGATTTCGTCATCAACAGCTTAGACTTGTAGAGTTTCTCATTTGAACGCTAAGTTATTGGTGTTAATCTGAACAATTTGTGACAGAATGATATGAACCTATGATTTTCTCTTCAGTCTGCAAACTCTTAATTGTTGGTGTTAGTGAGATTGATTTGCAATGGTAACGTAGTTTGTGTTTTGGGTGAATAGGGTTCCAAACCACCTCTGGCCAATGGTGCAGGGAGCTCCATGAGAAacattctcttttcttcttcacaaaATCCAAGTCCGTTTTCTTCGTCGCATCCCAGCCCAATTCCTTCATACCAAGCGAgtccttcttcctcctctttccCAAGCCCGTTTCGGTTAGATGTGGACAAGGACAATGTATCAAACCTCATTCCATACATTCGCAATGCCTCTCTGTCTCTTCCTCCTCTGAGGATATCAAACAGTGCCCCTGTGACGCCGCCTCTGTCATCACCTACGTCAAGAAATCCAAAACCAATTCCCACATGGGAGTCCATTGCCAAAGAATCTATGACCTCCTTCAACTACCCTCTCTTTGCAGCTTCTGCTCCTGCTAGCCCCACGCACCGTCACCTTTACACCCCGGCCACTATTCCAGAGTGTGACGAGTCTGATACTTCCACCTGTGAATCCAGCCAGTGGGTGAAATTTCAAGCATTTGCTCCTTCTGCATCTGTGTTGCCAACTTCTCCAACCTTCAATCTTGTTAAACCTGTGGTTCCTCCCGGTGTGCCTGATAACTCAATCCAAGAGATGAGGACGAGTTCAGAAGAGATTGGAGTACAGGTAATGCCTTGGGTTGGTGAAAGAATTCATGAAGTGGCATTAGATGATTTGGAACTCACTCTTGGAAGCGGGAAGGTGCGGAGTTAGGCTGCTAGCAGAATTATCTCATCTGGGTTACGTGAAAATGAGATCACAGGAGTTTTTTGCTGGTTGGTTGTTGCTCAAGCTGGTGTTACAGATGGAGTTAATAGCTACCTCATCCAGTGTCGTTGGTGCAAGAAGTTTATCGGGAAGAGACTGGAGTTATTATTGGGAACTGGATTTATCTGATGCTGTGGACATTTTATGGAGAAAATGATCTCCTTCCCTCCATGGCTTCGGTAAAATGTAGAAATGAGAATTTCACCTCCTTCCTTCGTGGTTAAATCAGCTATTGTTCAAAAAGGCTCATCAGGCCTATGTGCTAAGTGTTAGGTGCTGTGGgtgatttgaaattgaaatttcagGTTTTGTCAAGTTTATTGTCTGTCAAAAGCTCACAAGACCTGCTTATTTGTAATgttacatttaaattttgttgttcttctttATGTTCTTGTTCTTTGTATCAAATAGTTTGTTTGTatgttatctttatttttgcCGACAGGTTTTGTAGTTAGTGCAAAGTCAACGGTTGGCTCTATCGTCCTTCTACCTCATTGACCCCTTTGATAAGTTCATGAGCTCAAAGCGGCATGAACTATGGTATTCAATATGGGATTGTCACTCTACTGATGAAGTCATGTGGAACTTTGGGGTGTTGTTCCCTGGTTAGTGGATTGTATAATGTGATGAGTTGTGCAGGGGATGTCTTTGGAAAGAAAGGCAAAGTTCCATTAAGGTGCCTTAGGGTTTGCTGTATTACTCTCCTTCTGATTTTGCAATTCAGAAT contains these protein-coding regions:
- the LOC106765162 gene encoding protein BRASSINAZOLE-RESISTANT 2; its protein translation is MTSDGATSAAAAAASRRKPSWRERENNRRRERRRRAIAAKIYSGLRAQGNYNLPKHCDNNEVLKALCAEAGWCVEEDGTTYRKGSKPPLANGAGSSMRNILFSSSQNPSPFSSSHPSPIPSYQASPSSSSFPSPFRLDVDKDNVSNLIPYIRNASLSLPPLRISNSAPVTPPLSSPTSRNPKPIPTWESIAKESMTSFNYPLFAASAPASPTHRHLYTPATIPECDESDTSTCESSQWVKFQAFAPSASVLPTSPTFNLVKPVVPPGVPDNSIQEMRTSSEEIGVQVMPWVGERIHEVALDDLELTLGSGKVRS